CCACGCCTTTTTTGAAACGATCCAGCGCAAAATGAATATGGTCCGCAAGTGTTAAAAGGATCGAATCATTTAGCTTTTTTCCAATCATCGTCTTGCCTTCTTCAATAATCTGATCCGTAATGTCGATGACTTGCAGTGGGATATCACTGAGAAATTGCTCGACTCGCTGATATTTATCATTCGAGCCGATTCGGAACATTTTCTGGATCTGGCTCTGCTCAATCGGCTGTCCTTTTACTTTTTTGAAGCCAACACCCGTTCCGATGACAATGACTTCGCAGCCTTCGGCGTCTTCCGCCAGTGCGATGTTGTTATTTAACGATTTTTTAAACCTCATGATGTAATCACCCCCAGTATGCAAAAAGCACCACCAATGTCCAATTCACAAGTAATAAACAAACTTGTGAAATCCAGACTTTGGTGGTGCCTGATCGAATCAGTGACACTCCTTATATAGCTGTATCTTATATCAGCTATGTAATCGTTGTCAATACCATTACTCTGGAATTGTTCTGCGTGTGGTTCATCGTGGAACTTTCCCTCTATAAACTGACATCAAAACGAAAATCCTATTCGTCTGGAGTCTTATTTTCCTGAGCATCATAATAGTATCGAATCAGAATATCCTGATCATAGTTTCCAAAACCTTTCCCAAACAGGGTGAGTCCGCCTCGGCCATCTACTCCCTCTTCCGGCTTCAATCCAAAGGTCCAATAGGTGGATGCACCCAGATTCAGGTCTTGAACGCGCACATCCGACATGCGCTGACCATCAATAAACGTGCCTTCCCCGTTAATACGCAGCATTTTCAATACACCATACTGGTTGACGTCCAATTTCCACCATAGCGGTGTATGTTTTCCTTTCCGATCTCCAAAGTCCCCGGGGCTTGTCCATGTTCCCAGGTGTTTACCATTAAGGGAAAAACGGATGTCGGAAGGCCAGTTTTCATTAACTTGGGGTGCTTCCGAACTGAGTTCGAGTGAAATTTCAATTTCCTGGAGATGTTGTTGTGTATTCAGATAATTGGGAATCTTATATTCCAGAAAACCTCGTGCCAACCAAAGAATACCTGCATTGACCCGATCCGGGTCCATGAAGCAGGCCGGGGTATCATATTGCCCAATCATCTGCGTTGTTGTTGCAATGCCACAGGTGGGCCAGGCTTCGTAATCCGTATACTGACCAACCGGAATAGAGACTTCATGATAAGGAGCATCAACTGGTTCAGGAGAGAGATTGATAGTCATAAATTCTTGCAGAATAAAGCAGTATTTATACGTTCCACCGTTCTCACGCTTCATGCGGCTACCTACGATGCCCGCTTTCTGCAATTTGCTCACATGTGTACTAA
The nucleotide sequence above comes from Paenibacillus sp. W2I17. Encoded proteins:
- a CDS encoding transcriptional regulator; the encoded protein is MMLGTDATSLIIYEALASEARLNIVRLLLQNREMHINALAKELYLSKAIVSTHVSKLQKAGIVGSRMKRENGGTYKYCFILQEFMTINLSPEPVDAPYHEVSIPVGQYTDYEAWPTCGIATTTQMIGQYDTPACFMDPDRVNAGILWLARGFLEYKIPNYLNTQQHLQEIEISLELSSEAPQVNENWPSDIRFSLNGKHLGTWTSPGDFGDRKGKHTPLWWKLDVNQYGVLKMLRINGEGTFIDGQRMSDVRVQDLNLGASTYWTFGLKPEEGVDGRGGLTLFGKGFGNYDQDILIRYYYDAQENKTPDE